DNA sequence from the Bacteroidales bacterium genome:
TCCTTGCTGCTCTAAATAGGGGTAGAGGATTTGATTACCTTGTAATTATTATTGCTATAGTGGGGGTATCTGTACCTAGTTTTGTTATGGGTTCTCTTTTACAGTATTTTTTTGGAATTAAATTAAATTTGTTTCCTGTTGCCGGGTGGAATGGTTTAGTATATATGATTTTGCCAATAATGGCAGCTTCTTTCCAAAATGTTGCTTTTTATGCACGAATGTTAAGAGCTAATATGTTAGATGTGATAAATAAAGATTACATTTACACTGCAATGTCAAAAGGATTAAATAAGAGAGAGATAATTCAACGACATGTTCTTAGAAATTCTATACTTCCTCTCGTAACATCTTTAGGGCCTATGTGTGCAGGCATACTAATGGGAAATTTTGTTATAGAAAGAATATTTAATATACCAGGTATTGGACAAGCATTTATAGTTGCCATACAAAATAGTGATTATACTATGATCATGGGTTTAACTGCCATTTTTTCAGCGATTACAATATTTATGTATTTTGTTGTAGATATTTTGTATGGCTTTATTGACCCCAGAATAAGAATATATATTTAATTAGGTGGACTGATAAGTATGGATAAAATAAAATTAACTGAAGATTTATTTGTATATGAGAGTATTAAAGAAGAAGCAGAAAAAATTTCAAGGCCTAGTTTTACTTATTGGCAAGATGCTTTTAGAAGATTTAAAGCAAATAAGCTAGTGGTGGGAGCTTTTATACTTCTTTTAATAATGGTTTTTTTAGCTATAGTTGTTCCTATATTTAGCAGGTACAACTATTATCAACAGGATTTTAATTGTATAAATAAATGGCCTTTCTGGGAACATTTTTTTGGAACCGATGATTTAGGGAGAGACCTCTTTGTTCGGTGTTGGGAAGGGGCACGAGTATCCTTGTTTATCGGGATTATGGCAGCCTTTATTAATGGAGGGTTAGGTATTATTTACGGGGGATTGTCTGGTTTTTTAGGTGGAACAATAGATATGATAATGATGCGATTTGTTGAAATTATTATTTCCATACCTCAACTGTTGTGGATTATTTTGTTAATACTTATTATGAAACCAGGAATATGGCCAATTATTATTGCTATTTCAGCTACTGGATGGGTGCAAACGGCTAGAATATTTAGAGGTCAAGTTTTACAAATTAGAGAAACGGAATATGTAATGGCTTCAAAAATTTTTAGAGCTAGTAATTTATGGATTATTTATAAACATTTATTACCAAATGCTATTAGCCCTATACTTATTAATTTAACATTTATTATTCCTAGTGCTATTTTTGCGGAAGCATTTCTAAGTTATATTGGATTGGGTCTACCTCTACCTATGGCCAGTTGGGGAAACCTCGCTGCCGGTGGTGCAAGTGTGATATTTATTTACCCTTATCAATTATTTTTCCCTGCCTTATTAATTAGTATTACTATGTTATCATTCAATATTATAGGAGATGGTTTACGTGATGCTTTTGATCCTAAATTTAGAATATAGAAGGAGAATTTATGGATAGAGATATTATCCTAGAAGTTAAGAATTTAAATTTCTCATTTACAACGTATGCCGGAGAAGTAAAGGCAGTGAGAGGGGTTGATTTTTTTCTTCGCAGAGGAGAAGTTTTAGGGATTATTGGAGAATCAGGGTCTGGAAAATCTGTGACGGCAAAATCAATTACAAGAATTAATCCTATGCCTCCCGGGAAATTTAAAGAAGGTAAGATATTTTTTGATGGACAAGATATTACTAATTATACCAAAAAACAAATGGAGAAAATTCGGGCAAAGAAAATTCGCATGATTTTTCAAGATCCTATGACTTCTTTAAATCCCACTATGAAAATAGGAGAACAAATAGCCGAAGGTATATTAAAGGCTGAGAATATAAGCAAAAATGAAGCAAAAGAAAGAATTATTGAAATTTTAAACAATGTTGGTTTTTCAAATCCTAAATTAAGATATAAAGAATATCCTCATGAATATAGTGGAGGCATGAAACAGAGAGCCATGATAGCTTTAGCAATGTCTGTTAATCCAGAAATATTAATTGCTGATGAGCCAACAACTGCTTTAGATGTTACTACTCAAGCGCAAATATTAAAATTGATTAAGAATATGCAAAG
Encoded proteins:
- a CDS encoding ABC transporter permease — encoded protein: MIFTLFTVITITFFMMHSVPGDPFSLSRETPPEVRRNLEVKYGLDKPLIDQYFIYIKKIISGDFGISMKYKGQSVIGKVKTAMPNSAVVGFGGVFIGCIIGILLGILAALNRGRGFDYLVIIIAIVGVSVPSFVMGSLLQYFFGIKLNLFPVAGWNGLVYMILPIMAASFQNVAFYARMLRANMLDVINKDYIYTAMSKGLNKREIIQRHVLRNSILPLVTSLGPMCAGILMGNFVIERIFNIPGIGQAFIVAIQNSDYTMIMGLTAIFSAITIFMYFVVDILYGFIDPRIRIYI
- a CDS encoding ABC transporter permease — translated: MDKIKLTEDLFVYESIKEEAEKISRPSFTYWQDAFRRFKANKLVVGAFILLLIMVFLAIVVPIFSRYNYYQQDFNCINKWPFWEHFFGTDDLGRDLFVRCWEGARVSLFIGIMAAFINGGLGIIYGGLSGFLGGTIDMIMMRFVEIIISIPQLLWIILLILIMKPGIWPIIIAISATGWVQTARIFRGQVLQIRETEYVMASKIFRASNLWIIYKHLLPNAISPILINLTFIIPSAIFAEAFLSYIGLGLPLPMASWGNLAAGGASVIFIYPYQLFFPALLISITMLSFNIIGDGLRDAFDPKFRI
- a CDS encoding ABC transporter ATP-binding protein, with the translated sequence MDRDIILEVKNLNFSFTTYAGEVKAVRGVDFFLRRGEVLGIIGESGSGKSVTAKSITRINPMPPGKFKEGKIFFDGQDITNYTKKQMEKIRAKKIRMIFQDPMTSLNPTMKIGEQIAEGILKAENISKNEAKERIIEILNNVGFSNPKLRYKEYPHEYSGGMKQRAMIALAMSVNPEILIADEPTTALDVTTQAQILKLIKNMQRAYNTSVIMITHDLGVVANIADRVIIMYAGKILETGMVKDIFFEPRHPYTWGLLQSIPLKNSNKEEPLKAIKGSPPDLFSPPLGCPFAPRCRYTMKACIKYFPYKTKITKDHYFYCWLYHEKAPKIEDIKEIRSFITNNV